From the Priestia koreensis genome, one window contains:
- a CDS encoding amino acid permease: MNISNDHTQELKRSMKTRHLFMISLGGCIGTGFFVGSGYTIHEAGAVGAIIAYLVSGFIMYLTMLCLGELSVAMPVTGSFHTYTTKFVGPATGFAVGWLYWLGWAVTVALEFLTAGQLMKRWFEHTPVWIWCLIFALLIFLLNALSAKAFGEAEFVFSSIKVIAIILFIGIGGAAMFGLLDMKSGEGAPFLSHFFDEKLFPNGLKALLITMITVNFSFQGTELIGIAAGESENPEKTIPKSIKQTVWRTLFFFIISVSIMAALIPSDEAGVDKSPFVVVLDNIGVPYAGDVMNFIILIALLSVANSGLYAATRMLYSLSKEKMASPSVGRVNKRGVPMNALVITLAVSALTLLSGFFAAETVFVWLLSLAGFGAQVGWIAITGSYLGFRRKYLREGGKVEDLKFRTPLYPFLPILAFITNCLVIISLAFDPEQRIALYLGVGCSIACYVYYYFKMKKVSWGQDEPQEIQLQRNKKMML; this comes from the coding sequence ATGAACATATCAAATGATCATACACAAGAATTAAAGCGAAGTATGAAAACAAGGCATTTATTTATGATCTCTCTTGGAGGATGTATCGGAACAGGTTTTTTTGTCGGATCGGGCTACACGATTCATGAAGCTGGAGCTGTTGGAGCCATTATTGCGTATTTAGTTAGCGGTTTTATTATGTATTTGACGATGCTATGTTTAGGTGAGCTATCAGTTGCGATGCCTGTAACAGGTTCATTTCATACCTATACGACAAAGTTTGTCGGACCAGCTACAGGTTTTGCGGTGGGGTGGTTATATTGGTTAGGCTGGGCTGTAACGGTGGCACTCGAATTTTTAACAGCTGGACAGCTTATGAAGCGTTGGTTTGAGCATACTCCTGTGTGGATATGGTGCCTGATCTTCGCGTTACTCATTTTCTTATTAAATGCACTATCAGCAAAAGCCTTTGGAGAAGCAGAATTTGTTTTTTCAAGTATTAAAGTTATTGCTATTATTTTATTTATTGGAATTGGCGGCGCAGCAATGTTTGGCTTACTTGATATGAAAAGCGGAGAAGGAGCACCTTTTTTATCACACTTTTTTGATGAGAAGCTATTTCCCAATGGGCTTAAGGCATTGCTTATTACAATGATTACCGTAAACTTTTCGTTCCAAGGAACGGAGCTGATTGGGATTGCGGCTGGAGAAAGTGAAAATCCAGAGAAGACGATTCCAAAGTCGATTAAACAAACGGTTTGGCGTACGCTCTTTTTCTTTATTATTTCCGTCTCTATTATGGCGGCTTTAATTCCAAGTGATGAAGCAGGCGTGGATAAAAGCCCGTTTGTTGTCGTACTAGATAATATCGGTGTTCCGTATGCAGGAGACGTGATGAACTTTATTATTTTAATCGCTCTTTTATCTGTTGCGAATTCAGGTTTATATGCGGCTACACGGATGCTCTACTCTCTTTCAAAAGAAAAGATGGCAAGCCCAAGCGTTGGTCGCGTTAACAAACGAGGAGTACCAATGAACGCGCTAGTGATTACGCTAGCAGTATCTGCTCTAACGTTACTTTCAGGATTCTTTGCTGCAGAAACGGTTTTTGTGTGGCTCTTATCCCTTGCAGGGTTTGGGGCACAAGTAGGTTGGATTGCAATTACAGGTTCATATCTAGGATTTCGTAGGAAGTATCTACGAGAAGGTGGAAAGGTAGAAGACCTAAAGTTTCGAACACCGCTTTATCCGTTCCTCCCGATCCTAGCATTCATTACAAACTGCTTAGTCATCATTAGCTTAGCGTTTGACCCGGAACAGCGGATTGCCCTATATCTAGGTGTTGGATGCTCGATTGCTTGTTATGTGTACTACTATTTTAAAATGAAAAAGGTGTCATGGGGACAAGATGAGCCACAAGAAATACAACTGCAAAGAAATAAAAAAATGATGCTATAA
- a CDS encoding fumarate hydratase: MMEQLKESLYQLIVETSTNLPKDVRRAIAKAKTRENSGTRAAMSLATITENIQMADENVSPICQDTGMPTFKIYTPVGVNQLKIKDAIYWAIVEATKHGKLRPNSVDSLTGENSGNNLGEGNPVIKFEQWENDYIDVRLILKGGGCENKNIQYSLPCEVEGLGRAGRDLDGIRKCILHSVYQAQGQGCSAGVIGVGIGGDRTSGYELAKAQLFRSLDDENPNEQLRELEEYIVENANKLGIGTMGFGGETTLLGCKVGTIHRIPASFFVSVAYNCWAYRRLGVKLNPDTGEIQEWLYQEGEEVTFPKEAEKEEEKVENQTKEVVLQAPISEEQIRELKVGDVVRITGMMYTGRDAIHKYLSDHDCEVDLNGQIIYHCGPVMLKDEDEKWHVAAAGPTTSIREEPYQGDIMKKFGIRAVMGKGGMGPKTLAALKEHGGVYLNAIGGAAQYYAECVQAVEGVNYTQFGIPEAMWHLRVKDFTAVVTMDSHGNSLHQDVDKSSLEKLAQFKEPVFK, encoded by the coding sequence ATGATGGAACAACTAAAAGAAAGTTTATATCAATTAATTGTCGAAACATCAACGAACTTACCAAAAGATGTACGAAGAGCAATTGCGAAAGCAAAAACACGTGAAAATTCAGGAACTCGTGCAGCGATGTCACTTGCTACGATTACAGAAAATATCCAAATGGCAGATGAGAATGTGTCACCAATTTGCCAAGATACAGGTATGCCTACATTCAAAATTTATACGCCTGTAGGAGTGAATCAATTAAAAATCAAGGACGCTATTTATTGGGCAATCGTAGAAGCAACTAAGCACGGAAAGCTTCGTCCAAACTCCGTTGATTCATTAACAGGAGAAAATAGTGGAAACAATCTCGGAGAAGGAAACCCTGTTATTAAGTTCGAGCAATGGGAAAACGACTACATTGATGTGCGCTTAATTTTAAAAGGCGGCGGATGTGAAAACAAAAACATTCAGTATAGCCTTCCGTGTGAAGTTGAAGGGTTAGGACGTGCTGGTCGTGACTTGGATGGAATTCGTAAGTGTATTTTACATTCCGTATACCAAGCACAAGGACAAGGCTGTAGTGCAGGTGTCATCGGTGTCGGCATCGGTGGAGATCGCACATCTGGCTATGAACTTGCAAAAGCACAGCTGTTCAGAAGCCTTGATGATGAAAATCCAAATGAGCAATTACGTGAATTAGAAGAATACATTGTTGAAAATGCGAACAAGCTTGGAATTGGAACAATGGGATTCGGTGGTGAAACAACGCTTCTTGGTTGTAAAGTCGGCACAATTCACCGTATTCCAGCAAGCTTCTTCGTTTCAGTTGCATATAACTGCTGGGCTTATCGCCGTTTAGGAGTAAAATTAAATCCTGATACGGGTGAAATTCAAGAGTGGCTCTATCAAGAAGGTGAAGAAGTTACGTTCCCGAAAGAAGCTGAAAAAGAAGAAGAAAAAGTAGAAAATCAAACAAAAGAAGTGGTTCTACAAGCGCCAATTTCTGAAGAGCAAATTCGTGAGTTAAAAGTGGGCGACGTTGTACGTATTACTGGGATGATGTACACAGGTCGCGATGCGATTCATAAATACTTGAGCGATCATGACTGTGAAGTAGATCTAAATGGTCAAATTATTTATCACTGTGGCCCAGTAATGTTAAAAGATGAAGACGAAAAATGGCACGTTGCTGCCGCTGGCCCTACGACAAGTATTCGTGAAGAGCCTTATCAAGGGGATATCATGAAGAAATTTGGTATTCGTGCAGTAATGGGTAAAGGCGGAATGGGACCAAAAACGCTCGCAGCATTAAAAGAGCATGGTGGCGTATATTTAAATGCCATTGGTGGTGCAGCTCAATACTATGCAGAATGTGTACAAGCGGTTGAAGGTGTGAACTATACACAGTTCGGAATTCCAGAAGCAATGTGGCATCTTCGCGTGAAAGATTTCACTGCTGTTGTCACGATGGATTCGCATGGTAATAGCCTACATCAAGATGTAGACAAATCATCGCTTGAAAAGCTTGCTCAATTCAAAGAGCCTGTATTTAAATAA
- a CDS encoding SE1561 family protein encodes MGNSIHDKEKQVDYLKNRLNMFLNVLESMEPEDAGVEDIDRLIEMIDDLEFKYEQFKKDWK; translated from the coding sequence ATGGGAAATTCTATTCATGATAAAGAAAAACAGGTAGATTATTTGAAAAATCGTTTAAATATGTTTTTAAATGTTCTTGAATCCATGGAGCCTGAAGATGCAGGTGTTGAGGATATTGACCGCTTAATCGAAATGATTGATGATTTGGAATTTAAATATGAGCAGTTTAAAAAGGATTGGAAATAA
- the yfkAB gene encoding radical SAM/CxCxxxxC motif protein YfkAB: protein MKTLERITTSFDPWEAYLDMKQYGKPTLTNIEFTTTTLCNMRCEHCAVGYTLQPKDPNALPIELLLKRLEEIPTLRSLSITGGEPMLSLSSVKNYVVPLLKYARERGVRTQINSNLTLDLSRYELIVPYLDVLHISHNWGTMDDFVEGGFAMMDRKPTVEQRAKYFDRMIENSRALTEAGVMVSAETMLNKRTLPHMEKIHRQIVDEMKCQRHEVHPMYPSDFASTLETLSLEEMRSAIHHLLDIRDEKTWMLFGTLPFYACSQTQEDLDLLKRLYASKNVTVRNDPDGRSRLNVNIFNGDVIVTDFGDTPPLGNIKDTPLQESFDRWQQSQTSKELSCHCPQVQCLGPNILVKNSYYKDVDFQKNSANLIK from the coding sequence ATGAAGACCTTAGAACGAATTACCACGTCATTCGATCCGTGGGAAGCTTATTTAGATATGAAGCAGTACGGCAAGCCGACACTTACTAACATTGAGTTTACAACAACAACTCTTTGCAACATGCGCTGTGAGCATTGTGCGGTTGGTTACACACTACAACCAAAAGATCCAAATGCCCTGCCAATTGAGCTGTTATTAAAACGTTTAGAAGAAATTCCTACATTACGTTCTTTAAGTATTACTGGGGGAGAACCAATGCTTTCCCTTTCATCTGTTAAAAACTATGTAGTTCCTTTACTGAAATATGCTCGTGAACGAGGGGTACGTACACAGATTAACTCCAACCTCACACTTGATCTTTCTCGTTATGAACTAATTGTTCCTTATTTAGACGTTTTACATATTTCTCATAACTGGGGAACGATGGATGATTTTGTTGAGGGTGGTTTTGCGATGATGGATCGAAAACCGACCGTTGAACAACGGGCTAAATATTTTGATCGTATGATTGAAAACAGCCGTGCTTTGACAGAAGCGGGTGTCATGGTATCAGCAGAAACGATGCTCAACAAACGCACACTTCCACACATGGAGAAAATTCATCGTCAAATCGTTGATGAAATGAAATGTCAGCGTCATGAAGTTCACCCTATGTACCCCAGTGATTTCGCTAGTACGCTTGAAACACTAAGCTTAGAAGAGATGCGCAGTGCCATTCATCACCTACTAGATATTCGCGATGAGAAAACGTGGATGTTATTTGGAACACTTCCGTTTTACGCATGTAGCCAAACGCAAGAAGATCTTGATTTATTAAAACGACTTTATGCAAGCAAAAATGTAACGGTTCGTAATGATCCAGACGGTCGTTCACGTTTAAACGTAAATATTTTTAACGGTGATGTGATCGTCACAGATTTTGGTGATACACCGCCTCTTGGAAATATTAAAGACACGCCGCTTCAAGAATCATTTGATCGTTGGCAGCAGTCACAAACCTCTAAAGAACTTAGCTGTCACTGCCCACAAGTTCAATGTTTAGGGCCAAATATTTTAGTTAAAAACAGCTATTATAAAGATGTAGACTTCCAAAAGAATTCTGCAAACCTGATCAAATAA